One genomic region from Campylobacter sp. RM5004 encodes:
- the hemB gene encoding porphobilinogen synthase has protein sequence MRKFRRLRKSPIIRDLVKENQLSLNDLIYPLFVVDKKNAKIEIKSMPGVYQLGFDELLAECEECLKLGIKSILLFGVLDESAKDSCGSDAMNENGLIARAIRAIKERFGNELYLIADLCFCEYTDHGHCGVLDEDGYLNNEITLKNSAKQALVMARAGVDMIAPSGMMDGIIHTLRTALDENGFDTLPIMAYSTKFASAYYGPFRDVANSAPKKGDRKAYQMDSANGKEALHESLEDEKQGADILMVKPALAYLDVVKEISQNSLLPLCVYNVSGEYSMLKNAGMQGLVDYPKILMETMISFKRAGAKLIITYHAKELAEMLRG, from the coding sequence GTGCGTAAATTTAGAAGACTTAGAAAAAGCCCTATAATTAGGGATTTAGTAAAGGAAAACCAACTTAGCTTAAACGATTTGATTTACCCTTTATTTGTAGTAGATAAAAAAAATGCAAAAATTGAGATTAAATCAATGCCAGGGGTTTATCAACTAGGTTTTGATGAATTATTAGCAGAATGTGAAGAGTGTTTAAAGCTTGGAATTAAGAGCATTTTATTATTTGGTGTATTAGATGAAAGTGCAAAAGATAGCTGTGGAAGTGATGCGATGAATGAAAATGGGCTAATTGCAAGAGCTATTAGAGCTATTAAAGAGCGTTTTGGAAATGAGCTTTATTTAATAGCAGATTTGTGCTTTTGTGAATATACAGACCACGGACATTGCGGGGTATTAGATGAAGATGGATATTTAAACAATGAAATTACGCTTAAAAACTCAGCAAAACAAGCTCTAGTAATGGCAAGAGCTGGAGTTGATATGATTGCACCTAGTGGAATGATGGATGGCATAATTCATACTCTAAGAACTGCTTTAGATGAAAATGGCTTTGATACTTTACCGATAATGGCATATTCAACAAAATTTGCAAGTGCATACTATGGACCATTCCGTGATGTAGCTAACTCAGCTCCTAAAAAAGGCGATAGAAAAGCGTATCAAATGGATAGTGCAAATGGCAAAGAAGCTTTACATGAAAGCTTAGAAGATGAAAAACAAGGCGCTGATATATTAATGGTAAAACCTGCTTTAGCATATTTAGATGTGGTTAAAGAGATTAGTCAAAACTCACTTCTTCCACTATGCGTTTATAATGTAAGCGGAGAGTATTCAATGCTTAAAAACGCTGGAATGCAAGGGCTTGTGGATTATCCAAAAATCTTAATGGAAACTATGATTAGCTTTAAAAGAGCTGGAGCAAAACTAATAATTACATATCATGCTAAAGAATTAGCCGAAATGTTAAGGGGTTAA
- the rsmG gene encoding 16S rRNA (guanine(527)-N(7))-methyltransferase RsmG — translation MNNEFLEFVKEFEIGIKTFNKTHNITRLKDIKAAAFDSIEILNFVEFKSGIRVADIGSGAGFPALFLAFLKRDCEFYLYEPNYKKAAFLSLMKAKFNLENVFVKPIKVECENDLKCDLITSRAFAKTEMIVTLCNDISNSNTKFILYKGSFVKDELDCLNDFKLHERNNRIFLEFHKKDFKIITN, via the coding sequence ATGAATAATGAGTTTTTAGAATTCGTAAAAGAATTTGAAATAGGAATTAAGACTTTTAATAAAACCCATAATATTACAAGGTTAAAAGATATTAAAGCAGCAGCATTTGATAGCATTGAGATATTAAATTTCGTGGAATTTAAATCAGGAATTAGAGTTGCTGATATTGGCTCAGGTGCTGGGTTTCCTGCTTTATTTTTAGCTTTTTTAAAGCGTGATTGTGAGTTTTATTTATATGAGCCAAATTACAAAAAAGCTGCTTTTTTGTCTTTAATGAAAGCTAAGTTTAATTTAGAAAATGTTTTTGTTAAGCCGATTAAGGTTGAATGTGAAAATGATTTGAAATGTGATTTAATTACATCAAGGGCTTTTGCAAAAACCGAGATGATTGTTACATTATGTAATGATATTTCAAACTCTAATACAAAATTTATTTTATATAAAGGCTCTTTCGTAAAAGATGAGCTAGATTGTTTGAATGATTTTAAATTGCACGAGAGAAACAATAGAATTTTTTTAGAATTTCATAAAAAAGATTTCAAAATTATTACAAATTAA
- the ccoO gene encoding cytochrome-c oxidase, cbb3-type subunit II, producing MFSWLEKNPFFFAVFVFVVIAYAGIVEILPAFSPNARPIENRKPYTALELAGRHVYIKESCNACHSQLIRPFKAETDRYGAYSKSGEYAYDRPFLWGSKRTGPDLMRVGNYRTTDWHENHMKEPVSVVPNSIMPEYPHLFNKNADLETAYAEALTVKKVFNVPYDEAGYPKLGSYEESRKMMVEQATPIVDAMSDENVKKAFEPCRANALDSKCEIKEIVALIAYLNSLK from the coding sequence ATGTTTAGTTGGTTAGAAAAAAATCCTTTCTTTTTTGCGGTATTTGTATTTGTTGTAATCGCTTATGCTGGTATAGTTGAGATTTTACCTGCATTTAGTCCAAACGCTAGACCTATTGAAAATAGAAAGCCATATACAGCTTTAGAGCTTGCAGGTCGTCATGTATATATTAAAGAAAGCTGTAACGCTTGTCACTCACAATTAATTCGCCCATTTAAAGCAGAAACTGATAGATATGGTGCGTATTCAAAATCAGGTGAGTATGCTTACGATAGACCATTCTTATGGGGTTCAAAAAGAACAGGCCCTGATTTAATGAGAGTTGGTAATTATAGAACTACTGATTGGCATGAAAATCACATGAAAGAACCTGTTTCAGTTGTTCCAAACTCAATTATGCCTGAGTATCCGCATTTATTTAACAAAAATGCAGATTTAGAAACTGCTTATGCAGAAGCTTTAACTGTTAAAAAAGTTTTCAATGTTCCTTATGATGAAGCTGGTTATCCAAAATTAGGCAGCTATGAAGAATCACGCAAAATGATGGTAGAACAAGCTACTCCTATTGTTGATGCGATGAGTGATGAGAATGTTAAAAAGGCGTTTGAACCTTGCCGTGCAAATGCACTTGATAGTAAATGTGAGATTAAAGAAATAGTTGCATTAATTGCTTATTTAAATAGCTTAAAGTAA
- the hemN gene encoding oxygen-independent coproporphyrinogen III oxidase, with amino-acid sequence MDFSVLAKYQTSGPRYTSYPTAIEFSEDYKYDEYIKDLESNTDKPLSLYFHLPFCRSACYFCGCNVIYTANEDKKERYLDYILRELDILKTHLKTKKAIQMHFGGGTPTFFSASQLEILLKKINEIFEFLPDSELSCEIDPRFLNVEQMSVFAKYGINRISFGVQDFDAKVQKEIHRIQPYEITENAVKLARANGVKSINTDLIYGLPYQDLNSFSKTLETILKINPDRLAVFNYAHVPWIKKNMRKFDESTIPEAKTKLEILKHTAKFLGENGYKMIGMDHFAKPDDELFKALENGTLHRNFQGYTTKGGAILVGVGLTSIGEGTNYYAQNYKDLNDYEAAIDNGKLPFHRGIKLNNDDLIRKAVIMSLMANFNLNIKEIEKEFKIGFWDYFKDAKEHLKTYAEFLQISDDEIKVNETGTLLIRNICMGFDAYMKNKGDKTFSKTL; translated from the coding sequence ATGGATTTTAGTGTATTAGCAAAATATCAAACAAGTGGCCCAAGATATACTTCATATCCAACAGCTATTGAGTTTAGCGAAGATTATAAATACGATGAGTATATAAAAGATTTAGAAAGTAATACTGATAAACCTTTATCGCTTTATTTTCATTTGCCGTTTTGTCGTTCGGCTTGTTATTTTTGTGGCTGTAATGTGATTTATACAGCAAATGAAGATAAAAAAGAAAGATATTTAGATTATATTTTAAGAGAGCTTGATATTTTAAAAACTCATCTTAAAACCAAAAAAGCTATTCAAATGCACTTTGGCGGTGGAACGCCTACATTTTTTAGCGCAAGTCAGCTTGAAATATTGCTTAAAAAAATTAATGAAATATTTGAGTTTTTACCTGATAGTGAGCTTTCGTGCGAGATTGACCCTAGATTTTTAAATGTTGAGCAAATGAGTGTATTTGCAAAATACGGCATAAATAGAATTAGCTTTGGGGTGCAAGATTTTGATGCAAAAGTGCAAAAAGAAATCCATAGAATTCAACCTTACGAAATTACAGAAAATGCTGTAAAACTTGCAAGAGCAAATGGGGTAAAGAGCATAAATACTGATTTAATTTATGGCTTACCTTATCAAGATTTAAACTCATTTAGCAAGACACTTGAGACAATTCTTAAAATAAATCCTGATAGATTAGCTGTGTTTAATTACGCTCATGTGCCTTGGATTAAAAAGAATATGAGAAAATTTGATGAAAGCACTATCCCAGAGGCTAAAACAAAGCTAGAAATCCTAAAACATACAGCAAAATTTTTAGGTGAAAATGGTTATAAAATGATAGGAATGGATCATTTCGCAAAGCCTGATGATGAATTATTTAAGGCTTTAGAAAACGGCACACTTCATAGAAATTTTCAAGGATATACTACAAAAGGTGGGGCTATTTTAGTTGGCGTTGGGCTTACTAGCATTGGAGAAGGGACTAACTATTACGCACAAAATTATAAAGATTTAAATGATTATGAAGCAGCTATTGATAATGGCAAACTACCATTTCATAGGGGAATTAAGCTAAATAATGATGATTTAATTAGAAAAGCTGTAATAATGAGCCTAATGGCTAATTTTAATCTTAATATTAAAGAAATTGAAAAAGAATTTAAAATCGGATTTTGGGATTATTTTAAAGATGCAAAAGAGCATTTAAAAACCTATGCTGAGTTTTTACAAATTAGCGATGATGAAATAAAAGTAAATGAAACAGGCACATTATTAATCCGTAATATTTGCATGGGATTTGATGCTTATATGAAAAATAAAGGCGATAAGACCTTTTCAAAAACTTTATAA
- a CDS encoding c-type cytochrome, giving the protein MKWFNLSDNVNLLSIVGATIIVLAVLIVSLNAFKQMKNKREESELSEHSWDGIGEYKNPVPTGWAVMFVVLLVFAVWYFLAGYPLNKYSSIGEYNEEVAAHNAKYKEKYQTLDDESKLNVGKNLFFLHCAPCHGVQATGINGKAQDLTKWSSVAGILDVLANGSTGLGFGEMPAGLVEGDDAKAVATYVANGMQGEVGKDIFEENCASCHGDNGEGTEGVAPALNIYTKPDFIKMVLASGKIADSDASVKVIGAMPSFKAMLSEEQIDALSRYVSTLSKE; this is encoded by the coding sequence ATGAAGTGGTTTAACCTTTCTGATAATGTAAACTTGCTTTCTATTGTCGGTGCAACAATTATTGTTTTGGCTGTATTAATAGTAAGCTTAAATGCATTTAAGCAAATGAAAAACAAAAGAGAAGAAAGTGAATTAAGTGAGCATAGTTGGGATGGAATAGGAGAGTATAAAAACCCTGTTCCTACCGGTTGGGCTGTTATGTTTGTTGTTTTATTAGTATTTGCAGTATGGTATTTCTTAGCAGGATATCCGCTAAATAAATATTCATCAATAGGCGAATATAATGAAGAAGTTGCAGCTCATAATGCAAAATATAAAGAAAAATATCAAACTTTAGATGATGAATCAAAGTTAAATGTTGGTAAAAACTTATTCTTCTTACACTGCGCACCTTGTCATGGGGTTCAAGCAACAGGAATTAATGGCAAAGCTCAAGATTTAACAAAATGGAGCAGTGTTGCAGGTATATTAGATGTATTAGCTAATGGTTCAACAGGACTAGGATTTGGTGAAATGCCAGCTGGTTTAGTTGAGGGCGATGATGCAAAAGCTGTTGCAACTTATGTGGCAAATGGTATGCAAGGTGAAGTTGGAAAAGATATTTTCGAAGAAAATTGTGCAAGTTGCCATGGAGATAACGGCGAAGGAACAGAAGGCGTAGCACCTGCATTAAATATTTACACAAAACCTGATTTTATTAAGATGGTTTTAGCTAGTGGAAAAATTGCAGATAGTGATGCTAGTGTAAAAGTTATAGGTGCAATGCCTAGCTTTAAAGCTATGCTAAGTGAAGAGCAAATTGATGCGCTTTCACGCTATGTAAGCACATTATCAAAGGAGTAA
- a CDS encoding cytochrome c oxidase, cbb3-type, CcoQ subunit, protein MSLVEIAQYQGHAYFFLVAFLTIVLYAYIAHLYKAQRSGERDYEKYAKLALDDDIDSSLLENRRK, encoded by the coding sequence ATGAGTTTAGTTGAAATTGCGCAATATCAAGGACACGCTTATTTTTTCTTAGTAGCATTTTTAACAATAGTTTTATATGCCTACATAGCGCATTTATATAAAGCTCAAAGAAGCGGCGAAAGAGATTATGAAAAGTATGCAAAACTTGCATTAGATGATGATATAGATTCATCTTTATTAGAAAATAGGAGAAAGTAA
- a CDS encoding quinone-dependent dihydroorotate dehydrogenase yields MYELAKKVIFKFDPEDMHNLTIKALKTQRFLKVIDYKKTYKNLENELFRMKFSNPVGLAAGFDKNAEVVAPLANLGFGFIEVGAITPKAQAGNPRPRIERLVDELSIRNAMGFNNDGVEIAKANLMRENFAKLPPIFINIGKNKVTPNEEAINDYEILVRELKPYTDAFVINISSPNTPNLRDLQNAEFIENIFKRLNAINDVPKFIKFAPDMDFGLATELALTALQNNATGVILSNTTQDYSLSKKSDLTKVGGLSGKVLASKSLDMLKAIAPSIHKKGVIISSGGIFNGNDAYERIKWGASLVQVYTAMIFNGPRVARNINDELTKLLQNDGLSSINQAIGVEL; encoded by the coding sequence ATGTATGAATTAGCAAAAAAAGTTATTTTTAAGTTTGATCCTGAAGATATGCATAATCTAACGATTAAAGCACTTAAAACTCAGAGATTTTTAAAGGTAATTGATTATAAAAAAACTTATAAAAACCTTGAAAATGAATTATTTAGAATGAAATTTAGCAATCCTGTTGGGCTTGCAGCAGGATTTGATAAAAACGCTGAAGTAGTAGCTCCTTTGGCAAATCTTGGCTTTGGCTTCATTGAAGTTGGAGCGATTACTCCTAAGGCTCAAGCTGGAAATCCACGTCCAAGAATTGAGCGTTTAGTAGATGAACTTAGCATTCGCAATGCAATGGGATTTAATAATGACGGAGTAGAAATTGCAAAGGCAAATCTAATGCGTGAAAATTTCGCAAAATTACCTCCGATTTTTATAAATATAGGCAAAAACAAAGTTACGCCTAATGAAGAAGCTATAAATGATTATGAGATTTTAGTGCGTGAGCTAAAGCCTTATACTGATGCTTTTGTAATCAATATAAGCTCACCAAATACTCCAAATCTAAGAGATTTACAAAATGCTGAGTTTATTGAAAATATTTTTAAAAGACTTAATGCTATTAACGATGTGCCAAAATTTATAAAATTTGCCCCTGATATGGACTTTGGCTTAGCGACTGAACTAGCCTTAACAGCCTTGCAAAATAATGCCACAGGAGTGATTTTAAGCAATACAACGCAAGATTACTCACTAAGCAAAAAGAGTGATTTAACTAAGGTTGGGGGCTTGAGTGGTAAGGTGCTAGCTAGTAAGTCTTTAGATATGCTAAAAGCAATCGCTCCAAGCATTCATAAAAAAGGCGTGATAATTAGTAGTGGTGGGATATTTAACGGAAATGATGCGTATGAGCGTATAAAATGGGGTGCGAGTTTAGTTCAAGTTTATACAGCTATGATTTTTAATGGTCCAAGAGTTGCTAGAAATATCAATGATGAACTTACAAAATTACTACAAAACGACGGCTTAAGCTCGATAAACCAAGCCATCGGCGTAGAACTTTAA
- a CDS encoding FixH family protein has product MIKEGRYWPYLIVGSIIFMMIACIYTVYLSFGYPVDEDESYFLKYQEVEKNFAEIKEREQEFLNNFALRVIGDKTRLDITKRPAVFVDNVVEIEIKEKSKLKAKDISTKAKLTRPHTKNEDRVLNVDFDDNTKKFKVNLGELSDGRYTLLIHFKINELSKFYKLELCKNLCKIQK; this is encoded by the coding sequence ATGATAAAAGAAGGAAGATATTGGCCGTATTTAATCGTAGGTTCAATCATTTTTATGATGATTGCTTGTATTTACACGGTTTATTTATCATTTGGTTATCCTGTTGATGAAGACGAGAGCTATTTTTTAAAATATCAAGAAGTAGAGAAAAATTTCGCAGAAATTAAAGAAAGAGAGCAAGAGTTTTTAAACAATTTTGCTTTAAGAGTGATTGGCGATAAGACAAGGCTAGATATTACTAAACGCCCTGCGGTTTTTGTAGATAATGTAGTAGAGATAGAAATTAAAGAAAAATCAAAACTAAAAGCAAAAGATATAAGCACTAAAGCAAAGCTTACAAGACCACATACTAAGAATGAAGATAGAGTTTTAAATGTTGATTTTGATGACAATACAAAGAAATTTAAAGTTAATTTGGGCGAATTATCAGATGGTCGTTATACTTTATTAATTCATTTTAAGATTAATGAACTTTCTAAATTTTATAAATTAGAATTATGCAAAAACCTTTGTAAAATACAAAAATAA
- the ribA gene encoding GTP cyclohydrolase II, whose product MKVEVSKQANLPTRFGNFIIQSFKENDKEHLVIMKGEINDEVNVRIHSECLTGDALGSLKCDCRDQLKASLRYIEENGGMVIYLRQEGRGIGLFNKVNAYNLQDSGLDTLEANLQLGFKDDERDYKIVDFILEYYKIKSVKLLTNNPLKLKAISKDVKRIPLIMKSNDYNKQYLKVKSCKMGHMLNE is encoded by the coding sequence ATGAAAGTTGAAGTTTCAAAACAAGCAAATTTACCTACAAGATTTGGAAATTTTATTATCCAATCTTTTAAAGAAAATGATAAAGAGCATTTAGTGATTATGAAAGGTGAAATTAATGATGAGGTTAATGTTCGCATACATTCTGAATGCCTTACAGGTGATGCTTTAGGCTCGCTTAAATGTGATTGTAGAGACCAGTTAAAAGCATCTTTAAGATATATTGAAGAAAATGGCGGAATGGTTATTTATCTTCGCCAAGAAGGTCGCGGGATAGGGCTATTTAATAAAGTAAATGCTTATAATCTTCAAGATAGTGGGCTAGATACTTTAGAAGCAAATTTACAACTAGGCTTTAAAGATGATGAAAGAGATTATAAAATAGTTGATTTTATACTTGAGTATTACAAGATTAAAAGCGTAAAATTACTTACAAACAATCCTTTAAAACTAAAAGCCATTAGTAAAGATGTAAAACGCATACCTTTAATAATGAAAAGCAATGATTACAATAAGCAGTATTTAAAAGTTAAATCATGCAAAATGGGACATATGTTAAATGAATAA
- a CDS encoding DUF4006 family protein, whose translation MDNHNRNVFGLHGITGMLIATVLLLSILVGLTIWGINVQQKEMRNPYKLEKIEDAKMRENRSLEDFRKDAK comes from the coding sequence ATGGATAATCATAATAGAAATGTATTTGGTTTGCATGGAATTACAGGGATGTTAATAGCAACCGTTTTATTATTATCAATCCTTGTTGGGCTTACTATTTGGGGAATTAATGTTCAACAAAAAGAAATGAGAAATCCATACAAACTAGAAAAAATTGAAGATGCTAAAATGCGTGAAAATAGAAGTTTAGAAGATTTTAGAAAGGACGCAAAATGA
- a CDS encoding DNA adenine methylase encodes MKPFVKWAGGKRQLLPTLINNLPNMNNFTTYIEPFVGGGAMLFEIVKLYKFEKIIINDINSSLMKCYELIKQDPQKLINELKILQNEFLSTQKQDEFFYQIRNEFNKSQEPKYFIFLNKTCFNGLFRLNKSGEFNTPFGKYKNPLICDEENISNAHEVLKNVIIKNTDYKNLINDIDNKTFIYFDPPYRPLSKTASFTSYFNNIFDDNEQIRLANFIDKCNDLGAKFLLSNSDPKNTNKDDDFFDKLYKNYVILRINATRCINSKANNRGAITELLIKNYKG; translated from the coding sequence ATGAAACCGTTTGTAAAATGGGCAGGTGGAAAAAGACAATTACTACCAACCTTAATAAACAATTTACCAAATATGAATAATTTTACAACCTATATTGAGCCTTTTGTTGGTGGTGGGGCAATGTTGTTTGAAATTGTAAAGTTATATAAATTTGAAAAGATAATAATAAATGACATAAATTCAAGTCTTATGAAATGTTATGAACTTATAAAACAAGACCCACAAAAACTAATAAATGAATTAAAAATATTGCAAAATGAGTTTTTAAGCACCCAAAAACAAGATGAGTTTTTTTATCAAATAAGAAATGAATTTAATAAATCACAAGAACCAAAATATTTTATATTTTTAAATAAAACTTGTTTTAATGGGCTTTTTAGACTTAATAAAAGTGGTGAGTTTAATACCCCATTTGGTAAATACAAAAACCCTTTAATATGCGATGAAGAAAATATTTCAAATGCTCATGAAGTTTTAAAAAATGTGATTATAAAAAATACAGATTATAAAAATTTGATAAATGATATAGACAACAAAACCTTTATATATTTTGATCCACCTTATCGCCCACTTAGTAAAACAGCATCTTTTACTAGTTATTTTAATAATATTTTTGATGATAATGAGCAAATAAGATTAGCTAATTTTATAGATAAATGCAATGATTTAGGGGCTAAGTTTTTACTAAGCAATTCTGATCCTAAAAATACAAATAAAGATGATGATTTTTTTGATAAACTTTATAAAAATTATGTGATTTTAAGAATAAATGCCACTAGATGTATAAATTCAAAGGCTAATAATCGTGGAGCTATAACTGAACTTTTAATTAAAAATTATAAAGGATAA
- a CDS encoding Fe(3+) ABC transporter substrate-binding protein, with amino-acid sequence MKKLALTLLASSVLLAQGVVNVYTSRHYDSDKIVFDAFTAKTGIKVNLVQDKIDPLIAKLEQEGKDTSADLFMTVGAGDLYKAKSKGLLQAYSSKLVDEKVPAKFSDKDKTWAGVTYRARVFVYDPKQISEKELSTYAALADAKFKGKVLTRSSTSSYNRHLIAFMIAKDGIDKTQDWANKLVSNFARDPKGNDRDQAKAIVSGTGAVAIMNSYYLGRMSVSKDPIEQEVFKNLKIFFPNQNDGGTHINISGAGITKYAKNVKEATALMEFLVSKEAQEILAQTNFEFPVNSEASPADVVKSWGEFKASEIDFNEIAKNLEEAQVIADKAMWK; translated from the coding sequence TTGAAAAAGTTAGCTTTAACATTATTAGCAAGTAGCGTGCTTTTAGCACAAGGTGTAGTAAATGTTTATACTTCAAGACATTATGATTCAGATAAAATCGTATTTGACGCATTTACAGCAAAAACAGGCATTAAGGTAAATTTAGTGCAAGACAAAATTGACCCATTAATTGCAAAACTAGAGCAAGAAGGAAAAGACACAAGTGCTGATCTTTTTATGACAGTTGGAGCTGGGGATTTATATAAAGCTAAATCAAAAGGTTTATTACAAGCTTACTCATCAAAATTAGTTGATGAAAAAGTTCCTGCAAAATTTAGCGATAAGGATAAAACTTGGGCAGGTGTAACTTATAGAGCTAGAGTATTTGTATATGATCCAAAACAAATTAGCGAAAAAGAGCTTAGCACCTACGCAGCATTAGCTGATGCTAAGTTTAAAGGCAAGGTTTTAACTCGCTCATCAACATCATCATATAATCGTCATTTAATCGCATTTATGATTGCAAAAGATGGAATCGATAAAACTCAAGATTGGGCTAATAAATTAGTATCAAACTTTGCAAGAGATCCAAAAGGTAACGATAGAGATCAGGCAAAAGCAATAGTAAGTGGCACAGGTGCGGTTGCTATTATGAATAGCTATTATTTAGGCAGAATGTCAGTTTCAAAAGATCCAATCGAGCAAGAGGTATTTAAAAATCTTAAAATATTCTTCCCAAATCAAAATGATGGCGGAACACATATTAATATAAGTGGTGCAGGAATTACAAAATATGCTAAGAATGTAAAAGAAGCAACAGCTTTAATGGAGTTTTTAGTAAGTAAAGAAGCTCAAGAGATTTTAGCTCAAACAAACTTTGAGTTCCCAGTAAATAGTGAAGCAAGTCCAGCTGATGTTGTAAAATCATGGGGCGAGTTTAAAGCAAGTGAAATTGATTTTAACGAAATAGCAAAAAATCTTGAAGAAGCACAAGTAATAGCAGATAAGGCAATGTGGAAGTGA
- the ccoN gene encoding cytochrome-c oxidase, cbb3-type subunit I, with translation MANPSQNLGYDYTVAKWFMFACILFGIIGMGIGTLIAFQLAFPELNNIAGEYSTFGRLRPLHTNGVIYGFMLSGIWATWYYVGQRVLKVSMRESKFLMFVGKAHFIIFMITILLAVVSLFAGITTSKEYSELEWPFDIAVVVIWVLWGMSIFGLIGIRREKSLYISVWYYIAAFLGVAMLYLFNNMEVPTRLVTGMGSWIHSVSMYAGSNDALVQWWFGHNAVAFVFTVAIIAEIYYFLPKESGQPIFSYKLSLFSFWSLMFIYLWAGGHHLIYSTVPDWMQTMGSIFSVVLILPSWGSAINILLTMKGEWHQVKESPLIKFMIFASTFYMFSTLEGSIQSVKSINALAHFTDWIPGHVHDGTLGWVGFMTMAAIYHMTPRVFKKEIYSKKIMELQFTIQTLGIVLFFSSMWIAGITQGMMWRAYDDGGALLYSFIDTVVALHPYFIIRAIGGLLYLIGFFMFAYNIYKSVTSSRSIEVEPKSASPMQA, from the coding sequence ATGGCAAATCCATCGCAAAATCTTGGCTATGATTATACCGTAGCTAAGTGGTTTATGTTCGCATGTATTTTGTTTGGCATAATCGGTATGGGAATTGGAACTTTAATAGCGTTTCAATTAGCATTTCCTGAGCTAAATAATATAGCAGGTGAATATTCTACATTTGGACGCCTAAGACCACTTCATACTAATGGTGTGATTTATGGTTTTATGCTTAGTGGAATTTGGGCTACTTGGTATTATGTAGGTCAAAGAGTTTTAAAGGTATCTATGAGAGAATCAAAGTTTTTGATGTTCGTAGGTAAAGCTCATTTTATTATATTTATGATTACTATTTTACTAGCTGTTGTTAGCCTTTTTGCTGGTATTACGACATCTAAAGAATATTCAGAACTTGAGTGGCCATTTGATATTGCAGTGGTTGTGATTTGGGTTTTATGGGGAATGAGTATTTTTGGACTAATAGGAATTCGCCGTGAGAAAAGCCTATATATTTCTGTTTGGTATTACATTGCAGCGTTTTTAGGTGTAGCAATGCTATATTTATTTAACAATATGGAAGTTCCAACTAGACTTGTTACAGGAATGGGAAGCTGGATTCACTCAGTATCAATGTATGCAGGAAGTAACGATGCTTTAGTTCAATGGTGGTTTGGACACAATGCGGTTGCGTTTGTTTTCACTGTTGCTATTATTGCTGAGATATATTATTTCTTACCAAAAGAAAGCGGTCAGCCGATATTTTCTTATAAATTATCATTATTTTCATTCTGGTCATTAATGTTTATATATTTATGGGCAGGCGGACACCACTTGATTTATTCAACTGTTCCTGATTGGATGCAAACAATGGGTTCAATTTTCTCTGTTGTATTGATACTTCCTAGCTGGGGTAGTGCTATAAATATTCTTCTTACAATGAAAGGTGAGTGGCACCAAGTAAAAGAAAGCCCATTAATTAAGTTTATGATTTTTGCTTCAACATTCTATATGTTTAGCACACTTGAAGGTTCAATTCAATCAGTTAAATCAATCAATGCTTTAGCACACTTTACAGACTGGATTCCAGGACACGTGCATGATGGAACGCTAGGTTGGGTAGGATTTATGACTATGGCTGCAATTTATCATATGACTCCAAGAGTATTCAAAAAAGAGATTTATTCAAAGAAAATTATGGAATTACAATTTACTATTCAAACTTTAGGAATTGTTTTATTCTTTAGTTCAATGTGGATAGCTGGTATTACTCAAGGTATGATGTGGAGAGCTTATGATGATGGTGGTGCTTTACTTTACTCATTTATTGATACTGTTGTTGCATTACACCCTTACTTTATTATAAGAGCTATCGGTGGATTATTATACTTAATAGGATTTTTCATGTTTGCTTATAATATTTATAAGTCAGTTACTTCAAGCAGAAGCATTGAAGTTGAACCAAAATCAGCAAGTCCTATGCAAGCGTAA